Proteins from a genomic interval of Zonotrichia leucophrys gambelii isolate GWCS_2022_RI chromosome 5, RI_Zleu_2.0, whole genome shotgun sequence:
- the PTPN5 gene encoding tyrosine-protein phosphatase non-receptor type 5 → MKDVNDNPRGPSVLEQALEPSYYVTERTECKSDGCSRPAGMESVDEAEGRQGEGSRKEQSLKASQKTTVLGWPPPWNGLIPGDSMYLFVLSQILLLGMMLWYSTYGTIPAAQNAFDLLSYLLTPFKQAFSDQGESLTTVGSVVVSYILLSLASLGLLFVGSLVWHLLRAPPDPPFPLQEDRRQSVSRQPSFTYSEWTEDKNEDDFLDLDPVPETPVFDCVMDIKAETDPATLTVKSVGLQERRGSNVSLTLDMCTPGCSEQGFGYVMSPREQSAREYLQAASNILTEEELHKKALDPFILQAEFFEIPMNFVDPKEYDIPGLVRKNRYKTILPNPHSRVCLTSADQDDPLSSYINANYIRGYGGEEKVYIATQGPIVNTVTDFWRMVWQERSPIIVMITNIEEMNEKCTEYWPEEQVTYEGIEITVNRVIQADDYRLRLITLKKGEEVRNLKHYWYTSWPDQKTPDQAPPLLQLVLEVEEAMQSAEEKNAPVIVHCSAGIGRTGCFIATSVCCKQLKNEGIVDILRTTCQLRLDRGGMIQTCEQYQFVHHVMSLYGKQLSRAAEE, encoded by the exons GTTGTTCCCgtccagctgggatggagtcAGTGGATGAAGCTGAAGGACGGCaaggagaggggagcaggaaggagcagtcCCTGAAAGCCTCCCAGAAAACAACAGTGCTCGGTTGGCCTCCCCCGTGGAATGGATTGATACCTGGAGACAGCATGTATCTGTTTGTCCTCTCACAGATACTG CTTCTCGGCATGATGCTGTGGTACAGCACTTATGGGaccatcccagcagctcagaatgCCTTCGACCTGCTCTCCTACTTGCTTACCCCATTTAAACAGGCTTTTTCAGATCAAGGGGAG AGCCTGACTACAGTTGGGAGTGTTGTGGTATCATACATCCTGCTGTCTTTGGCTTCTCTAGGACTGCTATTTGTAGGATCTTTG GTTTGGCACCTCCTCAGAGCCCCTCCAGACCCCCCCTTTCCGCTGCAAGAGGACAGACGGCAGTCCGTGAGCCGGCAGCCCTCCTTCACCTACTCAGAGTGGACAGAGGATAAAAATGAAGATGACTTCCTAGATCTGGACCCCGTACCAGAGACTCCTGTCTTTGACTGCGTCATGGACATTAAAGCAGAGACAGACCCTGCTACTCTGACGGTTAAATCCGTGGGCTTGCAAGAAAG GAGAGGTTCAAATGTTTCACTCACACTGGATATGTgcaccccaggctgctctgagcaaggCTTTGGCTATGTCATGTCCCCACGGGAGCAGTCAGCCCGGGAATACCTCCAGGCTGCCTCCAACATCCTGACTGAAGAGGAGCTGCACAAGAAGGCACTGGATCCTTTCATACTCCAGGCAGAGTTCTTT gAAATTCCAATGAACTTTGTTGATCCAAAGGAATATGATATTCCAGGCTTAGTGCGTAAGAATCGCTACAAAACAATTCTCCCAA ATCCTCACAGCAGAGTGTGCCTTACCTCAGCTGATCAGGATGACCCCCTCAGCTCTTACATCAATGCTAACTACATCAGG GGCtatggaggagaggaaaaggtaTATATTGCTACTCAGGGACCGATAGTTAATACTGTCACTGACTTCTGGAGAATGGTGTGGCAGGAGCGTTCTCCCATCATTGTCATGATTACCAatatagaagagatgaatgag aaatgcacagaatATTGGCCAGAGGAACAGGTCACCTATGAAGGAATAGAAATCACAGTTAACAGAGTCATACAAGCAGACGATTACCGTTTAAGGCTCATCACCCTAAAG AAAGGAGAAGAGGTGAGAAACCTGAAACATTACTGGTACACGTCTTGGCCAGACCAGAAGACACCAGACCAGGCCCCTCCTCTGCTACAGCTAGTACTGGAAGTGGAAGAGGCCATGCAGAGCGCAGAGGAGAAGAATGCCCCAGTGATTGTTCATTGCAG tgCAGGCATCGGGAGGACTGGCTGCTTTATTGCCACAAGTGTCTGCTGTAAACAGCTGAAGAACGAGGGCATAGTTGACATTTTGCGAACAACCTGCCAGTTACGGTTAGACAG GGGAGGAATGATCCAGACTTGTGAACAGTATCAATTTGTGCATCATGTCATGAGCTTGTACGGAAAGCAGCTTTCTAGAGCAGCAGAAGAATAA